The following are from one region of the Paenibacillus sp. JZ16 genome:
- the bahA gene encoding bacitracin amidohydrolase BahA, with product MEIHKEKEKEKGVTFFRRIMANRKRRGPLSPGWKGASLGLGATGFILILIQANYLLTGHGVGKFIVGTFLFLFAAALISGLASMLLHGVKKLPSRYIWMLLYSLIMFLFCFIVQPGVSAVFIVSLAIVLSLFGALAYKFAAGSYKQVSKTRKIGSMACLSLITIAIGAGSFWLIRAGDDAAPDITLKQLKISTRYEDSMINPAEQGTYPVQSLLYGNPDNYRTEFNQSGSLTTQTVDASRFVEKWSSLRTKSLGFGPEAMPLNGRVWYPEGEGTFPLVLIVHGNHLMNDYSDPGYEYLGRLLASKGYIFVSVDENFLNFSPYEDLFLINPLLKENPARGLLLLEHLQTWKGWNSDPDNPFYQKVNMERIALIGHSRGGEAVAIAAAYNKLSRHPDHGDIKFDYNFSIRSLISIAGTDGQYKPQGKPLPLQDVNYLALHGAHDMDVNSLDGAKQYHRIRYTKGTNYMKSLIYIYGANHGQFNGGWGRGDGAGLGNQLFNLRQIMPRDEQETIAKVFISSFLDATLKDQRQYREVFKDLGYAKEWIPDNLYVGNYYDSQMTLIANFHEDIDLQSTTLTGGSLQGENLQQWKEEKVKTKLGEADYSAVRLGWNSNGSSEPASYTVTLPDNGVETGRDSSIVFSLADARKTEESGDPKELINFTITVEDRKGHQASLPLSHISKLPPVIEGKLLKWPFSNAGNTSEPVFQSYDFQLDDYHKMNPDFNPLQLSKIRIEFNLTKRGSILLSDVGIRS from the coding sequence TTGGAAATACACAAAGAGAAAGAGAAAGAAAAAGGCGTTACTTTTTTTCGAAGAATCATGGCAAACCGGAAGCGTAGGGGGCCGTTATCCCCTGGATGGAAGGGGGCGTCGCTTGGGCTTGGCGCCACCGGCTTTATTCTAATTTTGATACAGGCCAACTATCTATTGACGGGGCATGGTGTCGGTAAATTCATCGTGGGCACATTCCTGTTTCTCTTTGCGGCTGCCCTTATAAGCGGCCTAGCATCAATGTTGCTGCACGGGGTCAAGAAACTACCAAGCCGTTATATTTGGATGTTGCTGTATTCCCTGATCATGTTTTTGTTCTGTTTTATTGTGCAGCCGGGCGTATCGGCAGTCTTCATCGTCTCTTTGGCCATTGTTTTATCTTTATTTGGTGCATTGGCTTATAAATTTGCAGCGGGAAGCTACAAGCAAGTGTCTAAAACCAGGAAAATCGGCTCGATGGCCTGTTTGTCCTTGATCACCATCGCGATCGGCGCGGGCAGTTTCTGGCTGATTCGTGCCGGAGATGATGCCGCTCCGGACATCACATTGAAACAGCTGAAAATCTCAACCCGATATGAAGACTCGATGATTAACCCGGCCGAACAAGGCACATATCCCGTCCAAAGTCTGTTATACGGAAATCCTGACAACTATCGGACAGAATTTAACCAAAGCGGTTCCCTAACCACCCAAACGGTGGATGCGTCCAGGTTTGTTGAGAAATGGTCGTCTTTGCGCACGAAGTCGCTTGGATTCGGACCCGAGGCCATGCCGTTAAACGGAAGAGTGTGGTATCCCGAAGGGGAGGGCACCTTTCCGCTTGTTTTGATTGTACATGGTAATCACTTAATGAATGATTATTCCGATCCGGGTTATGAATATCTCGGCAGGCTGCTCGCGAGCAAAGGGTATATATTTGTCTCCGTGGATGAAAATTTCCTCAATTTCTCCCCATATGAGGATCTATTCCTGATCAATCCGCTGCTAAAGGAAAACCCGGCAAGGGGTCTGCTGCTGCTGGAGCATTTGCAAACCTGGAAGGGCTGGAACAGCGATCCGGACAACCCGTTTTACCAAAAGGTCAATATGGAACGAATCGCCCTCATCGGTCATTCCCGAGGCGGCGAAGCGGTCGCGATCGCGGCAGCGTATAACAAGCTTAGCCGTCATCCGGACCATGGGGATATCAAGTTTGATTATAACTTCTCGATCCGCTCGCTCATTTCCATTGCGGGAACGGACGGGCAATATAAGCCGCAAGGCAAACCTTTGCCGCTGCAAGACGTAAATTATCTGGCTTTGCATGGAGCTCATGATATGGATGTCAACAGCCTGGACGGTGCGAAGCAATATCACCGGATTCGTTATACCAAGGGCACAAATTACATGAAATCGCTGATCTATATCTATGGAGCCAACCACGGCCAGTTTAACGGAGGCTGGGGCAGAGGGGATGGGGCAGGGTTGGGGAACCAACTGTTTAACCTACGTCAAATTATGCCACGGGATGAGCAGGAAACCATCGCAAAAGTGTTCATATCTTCGTTCCTGGATGCCACGCTGAAGGACCAAAGGCAATACAGGGAGGTGTTCAAGGATTTGGGTTATGCCAAGGAATGGATTCCCGACAATCTGTATGTGGGCAATTATTACGATTCGCAGATGACTTTGATCGCCAATTTTCATGAAGACATCGATCTGCAGAGCACCACACTTACCGGCGGCAGCTTGCAGGGCGAGAACCTGCAGCAATGGAAGGAAGAAAAGGTTAAGACAAAATTAGGCGAAGCGGATTACAGCGCGGTTCGCTTAGGCTGGAATTCGAACGGTTCGTCCGAGCCTGCGTCCTATACGGTTACTTTGCCGGATAACGGGGTGGAAACAGGGAGGGATAGCTCGATCGTATTTTCGCTGGCAGATGCACGCAAAACAGAAGAAAGCGGCGACCCGAAAGAGCTTATCAATTTTACGATTACGGTTGAAGATAGGAAGGGCCATCAGGCAAGTCTTCCCCTCAGCCACATATCCAAGTTGCCGCCTGTTATTGAAGGTAAACTTCTCAAATGGCCATTTTCGAATGCAGGCAATACTTCAGAACCTGTATTTCAAAGCTATGATTTCCAGTTAGACGATTATCACAAAATGAATCCGGACTTCAACCCGCTGCAGTTGAGCAAGATTCGCATCGAGTTCAATCTAACCAAGCGGGGAAGCATTCTGCTTAGTGATGTAGGCATTCGATCATAA
- a CDS encoding sensor histidine kinase: MSFIQYIKDKRYFLMLYAGMMGFISIIMTLSFNPALVSGNLLYIHIVCFALVAAYLLIGYYYRRSYYRKLQQLIHLDRDDWTVVAPEPQNLQQRLYLELFTKLHRQHERDLRKLNEEKIDHQEFILSWIHEVKLPIAASRLLMENSTGETADSLADKLEDELDKIENYVEQALYYSRIDSFSKDYFITEEPLDAIIKTCAKKFAKTFINKRIRFHMEDIRQSVHTDRKWLGFILDQIVANALKYTNEGGTITFTVEEDRQEKRMHIIDSGIGIQPEDLHRVFDKGFTGSIGRSHAKSTGMGLYLAKQLVHKLGHHLSIQSEAGAYTKVTIHFPKTDTYHSLL, from the coding sequence ATGAGTTTCATTCAATACATAAAGGACAAACGTTATTTTTTGATGTTGTACGCGGGTATGATGGGCTTTATTTCAATAATCATGACTTTATCCTTCAACCCGGCCCTCGTGTCAGGCAACTTGCTGTATATTCATATCGTTTGCTTTGCCTTGGTCGCAGCTTACTTGCTAATTGGCTATTATTATCGAAGATCCTATTACCGGAAGCTTCAGCAACTGATCCATCTGGACCGGGATGATTGGACTGTCGTTGCCCCTGAACCACAAAACTTGCAACAACGGCTGTATCTCGAGCTTTTCACCAAATTGCATCGCCAACATGAACGCGACCTTCGGAAACTGAATGAAGAGAAGATCGATCATCAGGAATTTATCTTGTCCTGGATTCATGAGGTGAAACTTCCGATAGCGGCAAGTCGTCTGCTAATGGAGAATAGCACCGGGGAAACAGCAGATTCCCTAGCCGATAAACTTGAGGATGAGCTCGACAAAATTGAAAATTATGTGGAGCAGGCATTATACTATTCTCGAATTGATTCCTTCTCCAAAGATTACTTCATCACGGAAGAACCATTAGACGCGATCATTAAAACCTGTGCGAAAAAATTCGCAAAAACGTTTATCAACAAGCGGATTCGCTTTCATATGGAGGACATTCGGCAATCGGTTCATACCGACCGGAAATGGCTCGGATTTATCCTTGATCAAATCGTTGCGAATGCTTTGAAATATACGAATGAAGGCGGAACCATCACATTCACGGTCGAGGAGGACCGACAGGAAAAAAGGATGCATATTATAGATTCGGGCATCGGAATTCAGCCGGAAGATCTTCATCGAGTCTTTGATAAAGGATTTACCGGTTCCATCGGAAGAAGCCATGCCAAATCGACCGGCATGGGTCTTTACCTCGCAAAGCAATTAGTGCATAAGCTGGGCCATCATTTATCCATCCAATCGGAGGCGGGAGCTTATACCAAGGTCACGATCCATTTTCCTAAAACGGATACGTATCACAGCTTGCTGTAA
- a CDS encoding response regulator transcription factor: protein MKIMIVEDDPTIRGMIQLALTKWSLETVIVENFDHVVQCFIHNQPHLVIMDINLPSYDGFYWCQKIREISNVPVVFLSSRDSPMDVVMSVNMGGDDYIQKPFHMDVLTAKVNALLRRTYSYSDMQSDVLEHEGVMFHPEKGILSYEGGKAELTKTEVSILKILMQQKGKVVDRKKIMRHLWQDESFVDENTLTVNIVRLRKKLAGIGKENWIVTKKGQGYMVP, encoded by the coding sequence ATGAAAATCATGATCGTAGAGGATGACCCGACCATTCGGGGGATGATCCAATTAGCATTAACCAAATGGAGCTTGGAAACGGTAATCGTCGAAAACTTTGACCATGTCGTACAGTGCTTTATTCATAACCAACCCCATCTTGTCATCATGGATATTAACCTGCCTTCGTATGATGGATTTTACTGGTGTCAGAAGATAAGAGAAATTTCCAATGTACCGGTGGTCTTTCTTTCTTCCCGCGATTCGCCCATGGATGTTGTTATGTCAGTGAATATGGGCGGGGACGATTATATTCAGAAGCCGTTCCATATGGATGTGTTGACCGCTAAAGTTAATGCGCTGCTGCGCCGAACCTATTCCTATTCGGACATGCAATCGGATGTGCTCGAACATGAGGGGGTCATGTTCCATCCGGAGAAAGGTATTCTCTCGTATGAAGGAGGGAAAGCGGAGCTTACCAAAACGGAGGTCAGTATACTGAAAATCCTCATGCAGCAAAAGGGAAAGGTTGTTGACCGTAAGAAAATCATGCGTCATCTTTGGCAGGATGAAAGCTTCGTGGACGAAAACACGTTAACCGTTAACATCGTCCGCTTGCGTAAAAAACTGGCCGGCATCGGAAAGGAAAACTGGATTGTTACCAAGAAAGGGCAAGGTTATATGGTCCCATGA
- a CDS encoding ABC transporter ATP-binding protein, producing MKMVVNASQIRKVYGVKGNVYTALDDIDLTVQEGEFVGIMGPSGAGKSTLLHVLATIDQPTSGEVMIDGVDVLKMDEEQLSAFRRDKLGFIFQDYNLLDTLTVKENILLPLALAKMNVKELEHRVEEIADKFGITPILNKYPYQISGGQKQRTAASRAMISGPSLLLADEPTGALDSKSATALLESLKDLNEYDQATILMVTHDTFAASYCTRVLFIKDGRIFTELTRGDASRKHFFKKILDVLTVLGGDASDLV from the coding sequence ATGAAAATGGTAGTGAACGCTTCTCAGATTAGAAAGGTTTATGGCGTAAAAGGAAATGTATATACCGCCTTGGATGATATCGATTTGACCGTGCAGGAGGGAGAGTTCGTGGGGATCATGGGGCCGTCCGGCGCAGGCAAGTCGACATTGCTCCATGTGCTTGCGACAATTGATCAGCCTACTTCGGGAGAGGTGATGATTGACGGGGTAGACGTACTGAAGATGGATGAGGAACAATTATCCGCTTTTCGCCGGGATAAACTGGGATTCATTTTTCAAGATTACAATTTGCTGGACACTTTAACGGTGAAGGAGAACATCTTGCTGCCCTTGGCGCTGGCCAAGATGAATGTCAAAGAACTGGAGCATAGAGTGGAGGAAATCGCGGACAAATTCGGCATCACCCCGATTCTGAACAAATACCCGTATCAGATTTCCGGAGGGCAAAAACAGCGGACTGCGGCTTCACGCGCCATGATTTCCGGCCCCAGTCTGCTGCTGGCCGATGAGCCGACCGGCGCTCTGGATTCGAAATCGGCGACCGCGCTGCTGGAGAGCCTGAAAGACCTGAATGAATATGATCAGGCAACGATTTTGATGGTCACTCATGACACGTTTGCGGCAAGCTACTGCACGCGGGTGCTGTTTATAAAGGATGGTCGCATTTTCACCGAACTGACTAGAGGAGATGCATCCCGCAAACACTTTTTTAAAAAAATATTGGATGTATTGACCGTTTTGGGAGGGGATGCAAGTGACCTTGTTTGA
- a CDS encoding alpha/beta hydrolase — protein MIGTLLSKLFAMILIKLLGTPVQVGMAFSLRALIHTLIVFMVIILATSIQGYRLIYSFKLIELFRAEQEGEQEPKASFLSAVGAVLFLTAGYGFAFRDFAVTEEILVNLSVMTVGIIAGTLLLFSSLVIVLLRTAKKRKRSYYKGMNLVITSNLVYRIKGNARLLSVISLLSAAALCAFSVGLGAYYTFDKTSKLTAPFSYMYIAQDNAFNKKVDEIIRGDEAHPIIAQMTIPVLETKGEASNPEILPERMIEADKTPLKVVSIDQYNQVAAALRFPVLDPIEQDEAIAIRPMYTDYEWPDYEGETVDIELPDQRLTLAFTGMTVERIMNWSYPDVMIVVSNGTYDKMEAQVSPTRYVGYAVQEQKTTKHTADALASLKTPESNLSSYYSEYRLGIEEAAFNVFILGFLGLVFVMATGSMIYFKQLTEATADKPRYDILKKIGVSGKEVSVAIIRQNAFIFALPLMIGLAHYMVILQLLKRLFSNMAGASLMLPILICVAVFFLIYTVYYVLTVNSINRIVNGRSAPVVRIAAIAIMVCLLVLIGIFFSTETPATQDERGQAEKIQLQLPEPTGEYSVGTMEMHFKDDNRVDPWKQDRDRELMISIWYPATGKSEQKAVYMQPEAAKYYDENTISTIGLDPGRVDLSGIGTHAWLNAPPANNDVGWPLLIYSPGGSVPRNFGTAVVEDLASRGYVVVTVDHTYEASAVQFPDGRVATESLPPFSAETVLKMLEVRVDDIQYVLDQFELIKEGSHPGDQPLPAGLQQTWDLSKIGIFGHSAGGATAAQVMYEDDRFDAGIDMDGTMGHMPDNPLPVAQHGLDRPFMLMNSGYNKDGEVDSHLTAMDRQSFWQHSTGWKLDLTIPEGAHYTFTDYQTLLPQLQDKLSLSPRVVQQFIGTADPKQTIAAHRDYVAAFFDFHLKGAPQPLLTSPSADYPMVDLLK, from the coding sequence TTGATTGGCACATTGTTGTCCAAGCTGTTCGCTATGATCTTAATCAAGCTGCTGGGGACGCCGGTACAGGTAGGCATGGCTTTCTCTCTTCGAGCTCTGATTCATACGCTCATCGTGTTCATGGTGATTATTTTGGCGACGTCGATCCAAGGCTATCGATTGATTTACAGCTTTAAACTCATCGAATTGTTTCGCGCGGAGCAGGAAGGGGAGCAAGAGCCGAAAGCGTCGTTTCTATCGGCAGTGGGTGCAGTTCTCTTTTTGACTGCGGGATATGGGTTCGCCTTCCGCGATTTTGCCGTCACCGAAGAAATTCTTGTCAATCTGAGCGTGATGACTGTCGGAATTATCGCTGGAACGCTTCTGCTCTTCTCCTCGCTGGTCATTGTCTTGCTGAGAACCGCCAAGAAGAGAAAACGAAGTTATTATAAAGGCATGAATTTGGTCATCACCTCTAATTTGGTGTACCGGATTAAAGGAAACGCTCGTTTGTTAAGCGTCATTTCCCTGTTATCCGCTGCGGCGTTGTGCGCCTTCAGCGTCGGCTTAGGCGCATACTATACGTTTGACAAAACATCGAAGCTTACCGCTCCATTTAGCTACATGTATATTGCCCAGGACAACGCCTTTAATAAAAAAGTAGACGAAATCATACGTGGAGATGAAGCGCATCCGATTATTGCGCAAATGACGATTCCGGTGCTGGAGACAAAAGGGGAGGCTTCCAATCCAGAGATCCTTCCGGAGAGAATGATCGAAGCAGACAAAACCCCGCTCAAAGTGGTCTCGATCGATCAATACAACCAGGTGGCAGCGGCGCTGCGCTTCCCTGTACTTGATCCGATCGAACAGGATGAAGCTATAGCGATCCGGCCCATGTATACGGACTATGAGTGGCCCGATTATGAAGGCGAAACGGTCGATATCGAATTGCCGGATCAACGGTTAACTCTTGCTTTTACGGGGATGACCGTAGAACGAATCATGAATTGGAGTTATCCGGATGTGATGATTGTTGTAAGTAACGGCACCTACGACAAAATGGAGGCGCAAGTTTCTCCGACCCGCTATGTCGGGTATGCGGTGCAGGAACAGAAGACGACGAAGCACACGGCTGATGCGCTGGCGTCGCTGAAGACACCGGAATCGAATTTATCTTCATATTATTCCGAATACCGTCTTGGAATCGAAGAAGCGGCCTTTAATGTGTTTATCTTAGGATTTCTTGGGCTCGTTTTTGTCATGGCAACAGGCAGCATGATCTATTTCAAGCAGCTGACTGAAGCAACAGCAGACAAACCACGGTACGATATTCTTAAAAAAATCGGTGTAAGCGGAAAAGAAGTAAGTGTGGCAATCATTAGGCAGAACGCATTTATTTTTGCTTTGCCGCTCATGATCGGCCTTGCACATTACATGGTCATCCTGCAATTGTTAAAAAGATTATTCAGCAATATGGCAGGCGCCAGTCTCATGCTGCCCATCCTGATCTGCGTGGCTGTGTTTTTCCTGATCTACACGGTTTATTATGTGCTCACGGTCAACTCCATCAACAGGATCGTCAATGGAAGGTCTGCCCCCGTGGTTAGAATTGCGGCTATCGCAATCATGGTCTGTCTTCTGGTTCTGATTGGAATCTTCTTCAGCACGGAAACCCCTGCAACGCAGGATGAGAGGGGCCAGGCAGAGAAAATCCAATTACAGCTACCAGAACCTACTGGAGAATATTCTGTGGGGACGATGGAAATGCACTTCAAGGATGACAACCGGGTGGATCCATGGAAACAGGACAGAGACAGGGAACTCATGATCAGCATATGGTACCCCGCCACGGGAAAAAGCGAGCAGAAGGCAGTGTACATGCAGCCCGAAGCAGCAAAATATTATGATGAAAACACAATCTCGACGATCGGATTGGATCCCGGTCGGGTCGATCTCTCCGGTATCGGCACTCACGCTTGGTTAAATGCACCGCCGGCGAACAACGACGTTGGGTGGCCGCTGCTCATCTACTCACCTGGCGGGTCTGTTCCAAGAAACTTCGGGACGGCTGTAGTCGAAGACTTGGCCAGCAGAGGTTATGTGGTCGTTACAGTCGATCATACGTATGAAGCCTCTGCGGTCCAATTTCCCGATGGACGTGTGGCAACGGAGTCATTACCGCCTTTCAGTGCAGAGACGGTACTGAAGATGCTGGAGGTAAGAGTGGATGATATCCAATATGTGTTGGACCAATTCGAACTCATCAAGGAAGGCAGTCATCCAGGCGATCAACCATTGCCCGCTGGACTTCAACAAACATGGGACCTGTCTAAGATCGGAATATTCGGACATTCCGCCGGCGGGGCTACTGCTGCTCAGGTGATGTACGAGGATGATCGCTTTGACGCTGGCATCGACATGGATGGAACGATGGGCCACATGCCCGATAATCCATTGCCGGTGGCGCAGCATGGTTTGGATCGCCCTTTCATGCTCATGAATTCAGGCTACAATAAGGATGGCGAGGTTGATTCCCATCTAACCGCGATGGACCGTCAATCGTTCTGGCAGCATTCGACCGGCTGGAAACTCGATCTAACTATTCCCGAGGGAGCACATTATACGTTTACAGATTATCAGACGCTGCTTCCACAGCTTCAAGATAAGCTGAGCCTATCGCCGCGAGTAGTCCAGCAATTTATCGGAACTGCCGACCCGAAACAGACAATCGCTGCCCATCGAGATTATGTCGCTGCCTTCTTCGATTTTCATTTAAAGGGTGCTCCACAGCCGCTGCTGACCTCTCCGTCCGCAGACTATCCAATGGTTGATTTGTTGAAGTAA
- a CDS encoding class II aldolase/adducin family protein — MNQEFLHPADLLLQFINRIYNHGMTTTSGGNLSIRDENGDIWITPAGVDKGSLTRGDMVCVKEDGTALGNHKPSSEFPFHRLIYQARPDLKAIIHAHPPALVSFSIVRRIPDTRLLPNERQICGEIGIAPYALPGSEQLGENIAAVFKRGIDTVMLENHGVVVGAGDLPQAFNRFETLDFCARLEIEARRLGNPVLLTDEDYDIVRNKSTLQLDTYIRDTCTSEEKEIRRDMCAIMRRAYKQGLFTSTQGTFSHRLFGHDFIITPYGKDRNHLEPGDLVRIENGKAEAGKQPSKSVFLHEAIYKMQPHVDSVIIAHPPNIMAFAVTDTVFDSRTIPESYILLRGMPKLPFNAVYNEPERTASLFRPDTPIAIVNNNCVIVAGQSLLNAFDRLEVAEYSAKSILSARTLGNVIHIDDDRIRELESAFNLE, encoded by the coding sequence ATGAATCAGGAGTTTTTGCATCCGGCAGATCTGCTCCTTCAATTTATCAATCGTATTTATAACCATGGCATGACGACCACGTCCGGGGGTAATCTGTCTATCAGGGACGAGAACGGAGATATTTGGATAACACCCGCCGGGGTGGACAAAGGCTCCCTTACACGGGGAGATATGGTATGCGTGAAGGAGGATGGTACGGCCCTGGGAAATCATAAACCATCCAGTGAATTTCCCTTCCACAGGCTTATCTATCAAGCCCGTCCGGATTTGAAAGCAATCATTCATGCCCATCCGCCTGCGCTGGTTTCGTTCAGTATTGTCCGACGCATTCCGGATACCAGGCTGCTTCCGAACGAACGGCAGATCTGCGGCGAGATCGGGATCGCACCTTACGCCCTGCCTGGAAGCGAGCAGCTCGGGGAGAACATTGCGGCTGTTTTCAAGCGCGGGATTGACACGGTCATGCTGGAGAACCATGGCGTTGTGGTCGGAGCCGGGGATCTTCCGCAAGCGTTTAACCGGTTTGAAACCCTAGACTTCTGTGCGAGGCTGGAGATCGAGGCGCGGCGACTCGGAAATCCCGTCCTGTTGACGGATGAGGATTACGACATCGTCCGCAACAAAAGCACGCTGCAGCTGGATACGTATATCCGCGACACCTGCACGTCGGAGGAAAAAGAAATTCGCCGGGACATGTGCGCAATTATGCGGCGTGCGTATAAACAAGGTCTGTTTACAAGCACGCAGGGTACTTTTTCCCATCGTTTATTTGGTCATGATTTTATCATTACACCCTACGGCAAAGACCGCAACCATCTGGAGCCGGGTGACCTCGTTCGTATAGAGAACGGCAAAGCCGAGGCCGGCAAACAGCCGAGCAAATCCGTCTTTCTCCATGAAGCGATTTATAAAATGCAGCCGCATGTCGATTCGGTGATTATCGCGCACCCGCCTAACATCATGGCATTTGCCGTAACGGATACCGTATTCGATTCAAGAACGATTCCGGAGAGTTATATCTTGCTTCGCGGAATGCCCAAGCTTCCCTTTAATGCGGTTTACAATGAGCCCGAGCGTACCGCTTCGCTGTTTAGACCCGATACGCCGATCGCCATCGTGAACAATAATTGCGTCATCGTTGCGGGCCAGAGCCTGCTCAATGCTTTTGATCGATTGGAAGTTGCAGAGTACAGCGCCAAGTCCATTCTGTCGGCCAGAACGCTTGGGAATGTCATACACATCGATGACGATCGGATTCGCGAGCTCGAATCAGCATTTAATCTGGAGTAG
- a CDS encoding DUF6530 family protein — MNIPASTNHKPVIISDNYGKVDGRFAYKTDVSALSLGLTKQNGDGRAHIAAKVWRAAEEQGAGPSDELPLHRILDLSILICSALTHFSEAYRFEDLYDPQHPVIDRIGLQGNAMTVAVCTDNEQIQEDIKLFNEALSDNGEMIGERLRTLTRMLEELGYVR, encoded by the coding sequence ATGAATATACCTGCTTCTACAAATCATAAACCCGTGATTATTTCGGATAACTATGGGAAAGTGGATGGGCGATTCGCATATAAGACAGATGTAAGTGCACTATCTTTGGGATTGACCAAGCAGAACGGGGACGGTAGGGCGCATATTGCCGCCAAAGTATGGAGAGCTGCTGAGGAACAAGGGGCCGGTCCATCGGATGAGTTACCTCTTCATCGAATTCTGGATTTATCCATCCTCATTTGCAGTGCCCTGACACATTTTAGCGAAGCCTATAGATTTGAAGATTTATATGACCCGCAACATCCTGTGATCGACCGGATCGGATTGCAGGGGAACGCCATGACGGTAGCAGTATGCACGGATAATGAACAGATTCAGGAGGATATCAAGCTGTTCAACGAGGCATTGAGCGATAATGGTGAGATGATTGGTGAACGTCTGCGCACTTTGACGAGAATGTTAGAAGAATTGGGTTATGTACGGTGA